From a single Gimesia fumaroli genomic region:
- a CDS encoding MOSC domain-containing protein, translated as MWTLSRIAVYPIKSLDPVYLEQTEILPGGALSGDRQFALFDQADNVINAKKYPAIHRIRSQFDIANQTVTLSSTETSPEPLRFHLIEERTELENWLSVYFHQQVTLKENSESGFPDDLEAPGPTIISTQTYEELARWFPEITVDELRLRFRGNLEIAGDSPFCEDRLYSATDSQVLFQIGPITLAGSNPCKRCVVPSRHPITGAKDSDFMKTFIRKRKETFPAWAPIELFQNMYRLAVNTRLTRLPDKPSNIIRAGDLIQILP; from the coding sequence ATGTGGACCCTCTCTCGAATCGCCGTCTATCCCATCAAATCACTCGACCCGGTTTATCTCGAACAGACAGAGATACTACCCGGCGGCGCACTCTCTGGTGATCGCCAATTCGCCTTATTTGATCAGGCCGATAATGTAATCAACGCCAAAAAGTATCCGGCCATTCATCGAATCCGCTCTCAATTTGATATAGCAAATCAGACAGTCACTCTTTCCTCAACTGAGACATCACCAGAGCCACTTCGATTTCATCTGATTGAAGAAAGAACCGAATTGGAAAACTGGCTCAGCGTATACTTTCATCAACAAGTCACTTTAAAAGAGAATTCCGAGTCAGGCTTTCCCGATGATCTGGAAGCACCGGGGCCGACCATCATCAGTACTCAGACTTATGAAGAGCTGGCCCGCTGGTTCCCGGAAATCACCGTTGATGAACTCAGACTTCGTTTCCGCGGCAATCTGGAAATCGCAGGCGACTCACCATTCTGCGAAGACCGTCTCTATTCGGCCACTGATTCCCAGGTCTTGTTTCAGATCGGTCCCATCACCCTGGCAGGATCCAATCCCTGTAAACGGTGCGTAGTCCCTTCCCGACATCCGATCACGGGAGCTAAAGACTCAGACTTTATGAAAACGTTTATTCGAAAACGAAAAGAAACGTTTCCGGCTTGGGCACCAATTGAACTGTTCCAGAATATGTATCGCCTTGCCGTGAACACCAGACTCACCAGGCTGCCAGATAAGCCATCCAATATCATACGCGCCGGAGATCTCATCCAGATTCTGCCATGA
- the csrA gene encoding carbon storage regulator CsrA → MLVLSRKKDEKIIIGDSITLMVIEIKNDKVRLGIEAPKDVTVHREEVYAAIKEQNAHGNSNCETP, encoded by the coding sequence ATGCTTGTACTCAGCCGAAAAAAAGACGAGAAGATCATTATTGGAGATTCAATCACTTTGATGGTGATTGAAATTAAGAACGATAAAGTCCGCCTTGGAATCGAAGCTCCTAAGGATGTGACCGTTCATCGTGAAGAAGTCTATGCCGCCATTAAAGAACAGAATGCGCATGGCAACTCGAATTGCGAAACTCCTTAA